In Zingiber officinale cultivar Zhangliang chromosome 3B, Zo_v1.1, whole genome shotgun sequence, a single window of DNA contains:
- the LOC121967438 gene encoding uncharacterized protein LOC121967438, with the protein MAGEAQEMVEVTVKTIGPARPTRLRVPSSIKVSDLRRIVAAERRLPAERLKLVLRGKTLQDKKEKEEEEEEEPDEDVLIRLQDGDSLILAVVPKPPAKHLQEDDDDEEELKFQIPQRTNWLKKRIFLFLQKKLRFPDIVLMAIFSISLKAWIGIILWFSMAPIAQRFGIGPIYILITGFLIILLNLGKRQHGDLSAYSVFNEDFRELPGTLNADRLDRDIRAGQF; encoded by the exons ATGGCCGGAGAGGCGCAGGAGATGGTGGAGGTCACCGTAAAAACCATCGGCCCCGCTCGCCCTACGAGGCTCCGAGTACCCTCCAGCATCAAG GTATCGGATCTGAGGAGGATCGTCGCGGCGGAGCGTCGTCTGCCGGCCGAGCGATTGAAGCTTGTGCTGAGAGGAAAGACCCTTCAGGacaagaaggagaaggaggaggaggaggaagaagagcctgATGAGGATGTGCTGATTAGGCTCCAGGATGGAG ATTCTCTAATATTAGCTGTTGTACCTAAGCCCCCTGCGAAGCATCTTCAGGAAGACGATGATGATGAGGAAGAACTG aaatttcaAATCCCACAAAGAACAAACTGGTTGAAGAAGAGAATTTTCTTATTTCTTCAGAAGAAGCTACGATTTCCTG ACATCGTCTTGATGGCAATTTTCTCTATCAGTCTGAAGGCTTGGATTGGAATCATCCTGTGGTTCTCAATGGCTCCCATTGCTCAACGGTTTGGAATAGGACCCATCTAT ATACTTATCACTGGGTTCTTGATTATTCTTCTGAATCTCGGAAAAAGACAACATGGTGACCTGAG TGCATATTCCGTATTCAATGAAGATTTCAGGGAACTCCCTGGCACACTCAATGCTGATCGATTAGATAGAGATATTAGGGCAGGCCAATTTTga